In Nematostella vectensis chromosome 11, jaNemVect1.1, whole genome shotgun sequence, a genomic segment contains:
- the LOC5518568 gene encoding sepiapterin reductase, whose product MFASGSSTCCIITGASRGLGCCIAVSIAEVAQAQNCEVTFILVARNKEGLEKTLNQVRQVKSSIKGFLIVGDLGKLDTLQGLLDDIFQCVTPSAFSHSLLVNNAGSLGDLSRPMKDFTDPDEVQQYMGLNLTSPFIIASRFVNEFKSTKRYIANISSLMAIQAWKGFSLYCVGKASRDMAHSVLATEEDDVRILNYAPGPLDTDMNNIIQEWSYNQEVKQMLNKGNVLRPKQSSDKLVQILLDDTYKSGAHLDYFDY is encoded by the exons ATGTTTGCGTCAGGTTCCTCCACATGCTGTATCATCACAGGTGCAAGCCGTGGGCTCGGTTGCTGCATAGCTGTTAGTATAGCCGAGGTGGCTCAGGCTCAGAATTGTGAGGTGACGTTCATTTTAGTTGCCCGTAATAAAGAGGGCCTGGAGAAGACATTGAACCAAGTTAGGCAGGTTAAATCTTCAATTAAAG GATTTTTGATAGTTGGTGACCTTGGCAAACTAGACACACTTCAAGGGCTTTTAGATGATATTTTCCAATGT GTCACGCCATCTGCATTCAGTCATTCTCTACTTGTCAACAATGCTGGTTCCTTGGGGGATTTGTCACGACCTATGAAAGACTTCACAGATCCTGATGAAGTGCAGCAATACATGGGCTTAAACCTCACCTCGCCATTTATCATAGC GTCACGCTTTGTGAATGAATTTAAATCAACAAAGCGTTATATTGCCAATATATCATCCTTGATGGCCATACAAGCCTGGAAAGGATTCTCTTTGTATTGTGTTGGCAAGGCCAGTCGGGACATGGCGCACAGCGTTTTAGCTACTGAAGAG GACGACGTGCGGATTCTCAACTATGCACCTGGTCCGCTAGACACTGACATGAACAACATAATCCAGGAGTGGTCATATAACCAAGAGGTCAAGCAAATGCTGAATAAG ggGAACGTTCTTCGTCCAAAGCAGTCGTCAGATAAACTTGTACAAATTCTGTTGGATGACACTTATAAGTCTGGCGCGCATTTGGATTATTTCGATTATTGA
- the LOC5518566 gene encoding monocarboxylate transporter 9, with amino-acid sequence MDGNDPVAVNNKDGGSIVKTPLATFRQDGAMAWVICLLATLANLLTCGCIITFGILFPVLLDEFGYGKAITAWVGSLALALSIGLGPVSAKLINRFGARAVTICASVVSAVGLFVTSQVNSLPLMYLTYSIPCGLGTCGVFLSSFDIIAKYFSKRLSLATAIAHSGSVVSLLVMSPLIEASLSSLGWRYTFMVLGGMSLAIPIFGAFYFSNHSKDGNSTSSQAPRKEGDAGAKDKLPNNDVIPRCNNKSYGDGDSWTDLLRNRKLLACCATGFVMDFGGTIPLLHLGRYSQDVGIPSHRSALLYVGFGVGSTVGRVLIGRLCDLPCVSPLYMYCLSTMVAGVSTLLVPQLDSFAGLIGYFTVNGFANGGYATAVFMIVYQITIPSMRIQALGLYFFVVSLAFASGSPFGGFLADSLGSYIVVFYVSGGLVVFSSFAMLSIKCLETQEIVTTHGETCNTAVQMENIDVKEERSSGIPATADQTNDVTTVF; translated from the exons ATGGATGGCAACGACCCAGTGGCAGTCAACAACAAAGATGGCGGATCTATAGTAAAGACTCCGCTGGCCACTTTCAGGCAGGATGGTGCTATGGCGTGGGTCATTTGTCTGCTCGCGACGTTAGCGAATTTGCTGACTTGTGGTTGCATAATTACGTTTGGTATTCTCTTTCCTGTACTTCTGGACGAATTTGGATATGGGAAGGCTATCACAG cttGGGTCGGGTCCTTAGCACTTGCCCTCTCAATCGGCCTCGGCCCAGTCTCTGCAAAGCTCATCAACAGATTCGGCGCCCGCGCAGTCACCATCTGCGCCAGCGTTGTATCAGCGGTCGGTCTCTTCGTGACGTCACAAGTTAACAGCCTCCCTTTGATGTATCTTACCTACAGCATTCCATGCGGCCTTGGTACCTGTGGCGTGTTTCTCTCCAGCTTCGATATTATTGCCAAGTACTTCAGCAAGAGACTTTCACTTGCGACCGCGATTGCTCATTCTGGGTCAGTGGTTTCACTCTTGGTAATGAGCCCTTTAATTGAAGCCTCGCTTTCAAGTTTGGGATGGCGGTACACTTTCATGGTCTTGGGTGGAATGTCATTGGCCATTCCTATATTTGGTGCGTTTTACTTTTCTAACCACAGCAAAGATGGCAACAGTACTAGTTCCCAGGCTCCTAGAAAGGAGGGCGATGCTGGAGCCAAGGACAAACTTCCAaataatgacgtcatacccAGGTGCAATAACAAGAGCTATGGGGACGGGGATTCTTGGACTGACCTTCTTCGTAACAGAAAACTACTAGCCTGCTGTGCAACTGGTTTTGTTATGGATTTTGGCGGGACAATCCCACTACTACATTTG GGTCGTTACTCACAGGATGTTGGTATTCCTTCGCACCGGTCTGCTCTCCTTTATGTCGGCTTCGGAGTCGGCTCAACAGTAGGACGTGTTCTGATTGGTCGGCTTTGTGACCTCCCCTGCGTGAGCCCGCTGTACATGTACTGTCTCTCGACGATGGTCGCTGGTGTCTCGACACTTCTCGTCCCACAGCTTGATTCATTTGCGGGACTCATAGGGTACTTTACCGTAAATGGTTTTGCAAATGGCGGCTACGCAACAGCAGTCTTCATGATCGTCTATCAGATTACTATTCCGAGCATGCGCATTCAAGCTTTGGGGCTATACTTCTTTGTGGTGTCTCTTGCGTTTGCGTCTGGCTCGCCGTTTGGGG GGTTCCTTGCAGACAGTTTGGGGTCGTACATCGTAGTGTTCTACGTGTCTGGGGGCCTGGTGGTTTTTAGCTCCTTTGCCatgctgtcaatcaaatgCCTGGAAACTCAGGAAATTGTAACCACGCATGGCGAAACGTGTAATACCGCTGTGCAAATGGAAAATATAGACGTCAAAGAAGAACGCTCCTCTGGAATACCAGCGACTGCTGACCAAACTAACGATGTAACAACCGTGTTCTAG
- the LOC5518567 gene encoding L-gulono-1,4-lactone dehydrogenase gives MLFWSRVNAERRRFSLYYNYDTGMSETGSCCSCLSSSGADTPTARVQLYVPSRVKFHSFPGELKTCADDPEISQRLSQGLSPTEQLSAICRFASRHNYTVQAKGTGSSMSRICSECDILIDMTSLDKIVTPRPAVREENLSKDYVDIEVEAGMRLKDFVETLDKHYGLALPVLGSNAGQTVAGAAMVSSHGSGLGAASLAASVVGVHLITSSGIQVKLSLGSESLLDCKQKLIHGQQDGNPVDMTSTHMLRAAIVGLGAMGIIYTLTYRCIPVYNLREERSVLRVPCRDKSTFSVTNQLARDFTSHEFFSILLNPYPQPQGFLYASVLKSRPTPFNPTCCQCCTCWCGSGGRGCADCDMCQSSCCLTCFQCITQCCPARSRDIINYGLTYFSLKKPFIHKWYNVLQLTKGTNSVRSAEWSLPLSRLDEALYDVIDTIKQLGLRNNEYTALPLHIRIAKTDDLMLSPANRKFQSGESQHCAYIEVPVLAGCKHTDDLYGAIESTLTTRYHARPHWGKYHSLTADSIRDLYPQLDDWKQVYRLLNSDGIFSSDFTDKMGFHLVLESEPGPSGENLNNDNHVITVQPAQ, from the exons ATGTTGTTCTGGTCGCGGGTGAACGCCGAGAGAAGAAGATTTAGCCTGTATTACAACTACGATACCG GAATGAGCGAGACGGGTTCTTGCTGCTCATGTCTATCTTCCAGTGGTGCGGACACACCTACTGCACGGGTACAGCTCTATGTACCAAGCAGAGTGAAATTCCACAGCTTTCCCGGCGAGCTGAAGACATGTGCTGATGATCCGGAAATCAGTCAAAGGCTTAGCCAAG gatTATCGCCAACTGAACAACTCTCTGCGATTTGTCGGTTTGCCAGTAGACACAATTACACCGTACAGGCCAAAGGTACCGGGTCGAGCATGTCACGCATCTGCAGCGAGTGTGATATCCTTATAGATATGACGTCACTCGACAAAATAGTCACACCACGGCCGGCTGTACGAGAAGAAAACTTATCGAAAGATTATGTTGACATCGAAGTCGAGGCTGGCATGCGATTGAAGGATTTTGTTGAAACACTGGATAAACACTACGGACTTGCACTTCCGGTATTGGGTAGTAACGCTGGTCAAACCGTTGCGGGCGCAGCTATGGTGTCATCACATGGATCTGGACTCGGTGCGGCGTCACTG GCTGCGTCTGTCGTCGGCGTTCACTTGATTACGTCCAGCGGTATCCAAGTCAAACTCAGCCTCGGTTCCGAGTCTTTGCTAGATTGCAAGCAAAAATTAATTCACGGACAACAAGACGGGAATCCTGTGGACATGACCAGTACACACATGCTTCGCGCCGCGATCGTAGGACTTGGCGCTATGGGTATCATATACACGCTGACGTATCGATGTATACCGGTCTATAATCTGAGGGAGGAGCGGTCGGTTTTGAGGGTTCCTTGTCGGGATAAGAGCACGTTTAGCGTCACTAATCAGCTTGCACGTGATTTCACTTCGCACgagttcttttctattctactcaATCCTTATCCGCAGCCTCAGGG GTTCCTTTATGCGTCAGTCCTGAAGTCCCGCCCCACGCCCTTCAACCCCACTTGCTGTCAGTGCTGCACGTGTTGGTGCGGATCAGGTGGGCGGGGCTGCGCGGACTGTGATATGTGTCAATCATCCTGCTGCTTGACGTGTTTCCAGTGCATCACTCAATGCTGTCCCGCGCGGTCGCGGGATATTATCAACTATGGGCTGACGTATTTCAGTCTCAAGAAACCGTTTATTCACAAGTGGTACAACGTGCTGCAATTAACCAAGGGAACCAACAG TGTCCGCTCTGCCGAGTGGTCACTTCCCCTTAGCAGGCTCGACGAAGCcctttatgacgtcatcgatacCATAAAGCAGCTCGGTCTCCGAAATAATGAGTACACGGCGTTGCCTTTACACATTCGCATCGCTAAGACAGACGACTTGATGCTAAGCCCGGCGAACAGAAAGTTCCAGAGCGGAGAGTCACAACATTGCGCGTACATCGAG gtACCGGTTTTAGCTGGCTGTAAGCACACCGATGACCTGTATGGAGCCATCGAATCAACCCTGACAACACGCTACCATGCTCGACCGCATTGGGGAAAGTACCATTCCCTCACGGCCGACAGCATCCGGGATTTATATCCACAGCTTGACGACTGGAAGCAA GTATACCGCCTGCTCAACTCAGACGGGATCTTTAGTAGTGACTTCACCGATAAAATGGGTTTTCATTTGGTGCTCGAGTCGGAGCCTGGGCCTAGCGGCGAAAATTTGAACAATGATAACCACGTGATAACTGTGCAGCCCGCGCAATAA